A genomic stretch from Candidatus Rokuibacteriota bacterium includes:
- a CDS encoding carbon-nitrogen hydrolase family protein, translating to MQEKLKVGAAQIAPRFLDKAGTIKKIGQTMEEAGRLGLDLLVFPETFLSAYPYWRGAVSVRRETELTAAMQRESVRIPSADTEELCEMARRARVNCVIGLNEQDDRPGSMTMYNALLVISRDGRVAGRHRKLMPTHSERVYWGMGDARDVRTFDLDIGRLGGLICYEHHMTLLRAAMAIKGEELHVAVWPGWWSMDGHLGAKKADPASRGCDVEFAIREYALENSTFVASSSWYLPPSDVPPDLQEVMKYNLAVGGSCIVNPSGQWVREPVFSQETIVWAEIDQEDRRLAKAYFDSVGHYSRFDVLQLLIRDEGWEPTARPEPRPRDLRAAADRFEVRLDRLEAMVERLLRGE from the coding sequence ATGCAGGAGAAGCTGAAGGTGGGGGCGGCGCAGATCGCGCCGCGCTTCCTCGACAAGGCCGGCACCATCAAGAAGATCGGCCAGACCATGGAGGAGGCTGGCCGGCTCGGGCTCGATCTCCTGGTCTTCCCCGAGACCTTCCTCTCGGCCTATCCCTACTGGCGGGGTGCCGTCTCGGTGCGCAGGGAGACCGAGCTCACGGCGGCCATGCAGCGCGAGAGCGTGCGCATCCCGTCCGCCGACACCGAGGAGCTCTGCGAGATGGCGCGCCGGGCGCGGGTGAACTGCGTCATCGGGCTCAACGAGCAGGACGACCGTCCCGGCAGCATGACCATGTACAACGCGCTTCTCGTCATCTCTCGCGACGGCCGGGTGGCGGGCCGGCACCGGAAGCTCATGCCCACGCACTCCGAGCGCGTGTACTGGGGCATGGGGGATGCGCGCGACGTCCGTACCTTCGACCTCGACATCGGGCGGCTGGGCGGGCTCATCTGCTACGAGCACCACATGACGCTCCTGCGGGCGGCCATGGCCATCAAGGGTGAGGAACTGCACGTCGCCGTCTGGCCCGGCTGGTGGAGCATGGACGGTCACCTGGGCGCGAAGAAGGCCGATCCGGCCTCCCGGGGATGCGACGTGGAGTTCGCGATCCGCGAGTATGCGCTCGAGAATTCCACCTTCGTCGCCTCCTCCTCGTGGTACCTGCCACCCTCGGACGTCCCGCCGGATCTCCAGGAGGTCATGAAGTACAATCTCGCTGTTGGCGGCTCCTGCATCGTCAACCCGAGCGGCCAGTGGGTGCGCGAGCCTGTCTTCAGCCAGGAGACCATCGTGTGGGCGGAGATCGACCAGGAGGACCGGCGACTCGCGAAGGCCTACTTCGACTCGGTGGGGCACTACTCCCGCTTCGACGTGCTCCAGCTCCTGATCCGCGACGAGGGGTGGGAGCCCACGGCCCGGCCGGAGCCGCGGCCCCGCGATCTGCGCGCGGCGGCCGACCGCTTCGAGGTGAGGCTCGACCGGCTCGAGGCCATGGTGGAGCGCCTGCTCAGGGGCGAGTAG